From the genome of Gemmatimonas phototrophica, one region includes:
- a CDS encoding peptide chain release factor 3, translating to MSESTPELVSATTPVDHSRLEREIKRRRTFAIISHPDAGKTTLTEKLLLYGGAIHLAGSVKARRATRHATSDWMKLEQERGISVTSSVLQFEFLGYQLNLLDTPGHEDFSEDTYRTLVAADSAIMLLDNRRGVEERTRQLFDVCKMKRTPIFTLVNKCDRHGEDPLKLIQDVEADLGIDCYAATWPVFENDVFVGVYDRLKREVHLFERSGDRGATRADDTIVSIDDPKLIDAMGESAFDRLMTDIELLDAAGHEYDHQRVIDGALTPVFFGSALTNFGIEPFLREFLELAPSPGPRESSTGPIDPAREDFTGFVFKIQANMDPKHRDRVAFLRVVSGHFEANMQVVHQRTGKPIRLAAPQQFMARDRVAIEEAWPGDVIGVMDRGNLRIGDTLGGDGKMEFQGIPRFAPEHFARATPADPMKRKQFDQGLRQLTEEGAAQVFYAETSAGSQPIVGAVGQLQFDVMAFRLEYEYSAPCKFEKMSYRWPRWITGPKADVERVASGLGRLKVYDHKGAIVVLFQDQWALRRALQHESSVQFHETAP from the coding sequence ATGTCTGAAAGCACGCCTGAACTCGTTTCCGCGACTACCCCCGTCGATCACTCCCGCCTGGAGCGGGAGATCAAGCGGCGCCGGACGTTTGCGATCATTTCGCACCCCGACGCCGGCAAGACCACGCTGACCGAAAAGCTGTTGCTGTACGGCGGCGCCATTCACCTGGCCGGTTCGGTCAAGGCCCGTCGGGCCACCCGCCACGCCACGTCAGACTGGATGAAGCTGGAGCAGGAGCGTGGTATCTCGGTCACCAGCTCGGTCCTCCAGTTCGAATTCCTCGGGTATCAGCTCAATTTGCTGGATACTCCCGGCCACGAAGACTTCTCCGAAGACACGTATCGCACCCTGGTGGCTGCTGACAGCGCCATCATGCTGCTCGACAATCGTCGTGGCGTGGAAGAACGCACGCGACAGCTGTTCGATGTCTGCAAGATGAAGCGTACGCCGATTTTCACGCTCGTCAACAAGTGTGATCGGCACGGCGAAGATCCGCTCAAGCTCATTCAGGACGTTGAGGCAGATCTCGGAATCGATTGCTACGCGGCCACGTGGCCGGTGTTCGAGAACGACGTGTTCGTCGGCGTGTACGACCGCCTCAAGCGCGAGGTACACCTCTTCGAGCGCAGCGGGGACCGTGGTGCGACGCGCGCCGACGATACGATTGTCAGCATCGACGATCCCAAGCTCATCGACGCGATGGGCGAGAGTGCGTTCGACCGTCTCATGACGGATATCGAACTCCTCGATGCCGCCGGTCACGAATACGATCATCAGCGGGTCATCGACGGGGCGTTGACCCCGGTGTTCTTCGGATCCGCCCTGACGAACTTTGGCATCGAGCCGTTCCTGCGCGAGTTCCTCGAACTCGCTCCGTCGCCCGGACCGCGTGAGTCGAGCACCGGCCCGATCGATCCCGCCCGCGAAGACTTTACCGGCTTCGTGTTCAAGATCCAGGCGAACATGGACCCCAAGCACCGCGACCGCGTGGCGTTTCTGCGTGTGGTGTCCGGGCACTTCGAAGCCAACATGCAGGTGGTGCATCAGCGCACGGGCAAGCCCATTCGTCTCGCGGCGCCGCAGCAGTTCATGGCGCGCGATCGTGTGGCCATTGAAGAGGCGTGGCCGGGCGATGTCATTGGCGTGATGGACCGCGGCAACTTGCGCATTGGTGACACGCTGGGCGGCGATGGGAAGATGGAGTTCCAGGGCATCCCGCGCTTTGCTCCGGAGCACTTTGCACGGGCCACGCCGGCCGATCCCATGAAGCGCAAGCAGTTTGATCAGGGGCTGCGCCAGCTCACGGAGGAAGGGGCCGCGCAGGTGTTCTACGCGGAAACCAGCGCCGGTTCACAGCCCATCGTGGGCGCCGTCGGGCAGCTGCAGTTCGACGTGATGGCCTTCCGCCTTGAGTACGAGTATTCAGCGCCGTGCAAGTTCGAAAAAATGTCGTATCGTTGGCCGCGCTGGATTACCGGCCCCAAGGCCGATGTGGAGCGTGTGGCGTCCGGTCTGGGGCGCCTCAAGGTCTATGACCACAAAGGGGCGATCGTGGTGCTGTTCCAGGACCAGTGGGCGCTGCGCCGCGCGCTGCAGCATGAAAGCAGTGTGCAATTCCACGAGACGGCGCCGTAA
- the glmS gene encoding glutamine--fructose-6-phosphate transaminase (isomerizing), translated as MCGIVGYVGNRIATPMLIEGLKRLEYRGYDSAGVAIMNGKGVETRRAAGKISRLESAIAANPPQGTMGIAHTRWATHGPPTEANAHPHVSQNGKIAVVHNGIIENATVLKAGLEARGYVFKSDTDTEVLAHLIEATYAGNLEAAVIEALSQVDGTYGMAVITSDEKDKIVAARKGSPLLVGIGEDEFFIASDASAILAHTRHVVYLDDGDIAVVTRDGYKVLDLDATIREKPVTRIEWDLAQIERGGYPHFMLKEIFEQPTTVENTMRGRLILEEGFSKLGGLNISKDDLLAVDNIIITACGTSWHSALIGEMMIEELCRIPVEVEYASEFRYRNPIVTPRTLCIVISQSGETADTLAAMREAKRRGARTLGLVNVVGSTIAREDDGGIYLHAGPEIGVASTKAFTSQVVALALFTLKLARLRDLSVARGREIAQALADLPAQIQSILDRADEIEALAEEFKRASNFLYLGRGYNFPAALEGALKLKEISYIHAEGYPAAEMKHGPIALIDEMMPVVCIAPHDSVFDKITSNIQEVKARKGKVIAITTREEPSLAGKIDYEFRIPETVDLLTPILASVPLQLLAYYIAVKRACNVDQPRNLAKSVTVE; from the coding sequence ATGTGTGGAATCGTAGGCTACGTCGGTAACCGGATCGCCACCCCGATGCTCATCGAGGGGCTCAAGCGCCTCGAGTACCGGGGCTATGACTCGGCTGGTGTGGCGATCATGAATGGCAAGGGCGTGGAAACGCGCCGGGCGGCCGGAAAGATCTCGCGTCTCGAGTCAGCCATTGCGGCCAATCCGCCGCAGGGAACAATGGGTATTGCCCACACGCGGTGGGCCACCCACGGTCCGCCAACCGAGGCCAATGCGCACCCGCACGTCAGCCAGAATGGCAAGATCGCCGTGGTCCACAACGGGATCATCGAGAACGCCACGGTGCTCAAGGCGGGGCTTGAGGCACGCGGGTACGTATTCAAGTCGGATACGGATACCGAAGTGCTCGCCCATCTCATTGAAGCCACGTATGCCGGCAACCTCGAAGCCGCCGTCATCGAAGCGCTCAGTCAGGTAGACGGCACGTACGGCATGGCGGTCATCACGAGCGACGAGAAGGACAAGATTGTTGCGGCCCGCAAAGGCAGCCCGCTGCTCGTCGGGATCGGCGAGGACGAATTTTTCATCGCCTCTGATGCCTCGGCGATTCTGGCCCATACCCGGCACGTGGTCTATCTCGACGATGGCGATATCGCCGTCGTGACCCGTGATGGCTACAAGGTGCTGGATCTCGACGCCACGATTCGCGAAAAGCCTGTCACGCGCATCGAGTGGGACCTGGCGCAGATCGAACGCGGCGGTTATCCCCACTTCATGCTCAAGGAGATCTTCGAGCAGCCCACCACGGTGGAGAACACCATGCGCGGGCGTCTCATCTTGGAAGAAGGCTTCTCCAAGCTGGGTGGCTTGAATATTTCCAAGGACGACCTGCTGGCGGTGGACAACATCATCATCACGGCGTGCGGCACCAGCTGGCACTCCGCGCTGATCGGCGAAATGATGATCGAAGAGCTGTGTCGCATTCCGGTGGAAGTGGAGTACGCCTCGGAGTTCCGCTACCGCAATCCGATCGTCACGCCGCGCACGCTGTGTATCGTGATCTCGCAGTCTGGTGAAACGGCCGACACGCTCGCGGCCATGCGCGAGGCCAAGCGTCGCGGGGCACGCACGCTGGGGCTGGTGAACGTGGTGGGGTCCACCATCGCCCGTGAGGATGATGGCGGCATCTACCTGCATGCCGGTCCGGAAATTGGCGTGGCTTCCACGAAGGCGTTCACCAGTCAGGTGGTGGCGCTCGCCCTGTTCACGCTCAAGCTGGCGCGTCTGCGTGATTTGAGTGTTGCGCGAGGTCGCGAGATTGCCCAGGCGCTGGCCGATCTGCCGGCGCAGATCCAGAGCATTCTGGATCGGGCCGACGAGATCGAGGCGCTGGCCGAGGAGTTCAAGCGCGCCTCGAACTTCCTGTATCTTGGCCGTGGATACAATTTCCCGGCCGCGCTCGAGGGCGCTCTCAAGCTGAAGGAAATTTCGTATATCCACGCCGAAGGGTACCCGGCAGCCGAGATGAAGCACGGCCCTATCGCGCTCATCGACGAGATGATGCCGGTGGTGTGCATCGCCCCGCACGACTCGGTGTTCGACAAGATCACGTCGAACATTCAGGAAGTGAAAGCGCGGAAGGGGAAGGTGATTGCCATTACCACGCGCGAAGAACCCAGCCTTGCCGGCAAGATCGATTATGAGTTCCGCATTCCCGAAACGGTCGATCTGCTGACCCCCATTCTGGCCAGCGTGCCTCTGCAGCTGCTGGCGTATTACATCGCCGTCAAGCGGGCCTGTAATGTGGACCAGCCCCGTAACCTGGCAAAATCGGTGACGGTAGAGTAG
- the dtd gene encoding D-aminoacyl-tRNA deacylase, translating into MRILLQRVKRAEVRIREESDEGPIDRISGRIHGGYLLLVGFTHSDTQRELEWMADKIIGLRLFPDADQKLNLDIVEQGGAVLVVSQFTLYADSRKGRRPSFIDAAKPEIAIPLYNQFVMCLKRRGLQVETGEFGANMDVELVNEGPVTIWLERDADTAP; encoded by the coding sequence ATGCGAATACTACTCCAACGCGTGAAACGTGCTGAAGTCCGCATTCGAGAGGAATCGGACGAAGGACCGATTGATCGGATCTCCGGGCGAATCCATGGCGGATACCTGCTGCTTGTGGGCTTCACCCATTCGGACACGCAACGCGAGCTCGAATGGATGGCCGACAAGATTATCGGGCTACGACTGTTTCCAGATGCAGATCAGAAACTTAACCTGGACATCGTCGAACAGGGCGGAGCCGTGTTGGTCGTGTCACAGTTCACACTCTACGCCGACTCCAGGAAGGGTCGCCGACCGAGTTTCATCGACGCCGCCAAACCTGAGATCGCCATCCCACTATATAACCAATTCGTGATGTGCTTGAAACGGCGGGGCCTACAGGTTGAAACAGGCGAATTCGGTGCCAACATGGACGTCGAACTCGTGAATGAAGGCCCGGTCACGATTTGGCTGGAGCGAGACGCCGACACCGCACCGTAG
- the purD gene encoding phosphoribosylamine--glycine ligase yields MKILLLGSGGREHALADALSRENTPVELLAAPGNPGIAELARMVSININDPQEVAALAEHEQVDLVVVGPEAPLAAGVVDYLQQRGVPAFGPTMGAATVETSKADTKALMMAAGIPTAHAETHRVARDAKDAVRARFGAPVVIKASGLAAGKGVIVCQTEAEAFDAIDRILDDRVFGEAGAECLVESFMTGEELSLFAIADGYDVLPMIGAQDHKRLLDGDEGPNTGGMGAYTPVSFSTPSLVDEVTERVFLPTLHALRKRGTPFTGLLYAGLMLTPDGPKVVEFNCRFGDPETQAILPLLTSSLLDPMLAVSRGARIGSMSPFTWRSGASVTTVVASGGYPDAPVTGFPVHVPSFSDDIRVFHAGTKRSGSDLLTSGGRVFAVTALADTFAAAQQASREAAGRIEFEGAVYRRDIGWREASRLN; encoded by the coding sequence ATGAAGATCCTCCTCCTAGGCTCGGGCGGCCGTGAACATGCCCTCGCAGACGCATTGTCCCGCGAGAATACGCCGGTTGAACTGCTGGCCGCTCCGGGCAATCCGGGGATCGCCGAGTTGGCGCGCATGGTGAGCATCAACATCAACGACCCACAGGAGGTCGCGGCGCTGGCCGAGCACGAGCAGGTGGATCTGGTCGTGGTGGGGCCCGAGGCGCCGCTGGCGGCGGGGGTGGTGGATTACCTGCAGCAGCGTGGGGTGCCGGCATTTGGCCCCACGATGGGCGCCGCTACGGTGGAGACCAGCAAGGCCGACACCAAGGCGCTCATGATGGCGGCCGGCATTCCTACCGCGCACGCCGAAACCCATCGCGTGGCGCGCGACGCCAAGGACGCCGTCCGCGCGCGCTTTGGCGCACCGGTGGTGATCAAGGCCAGTGGACTCGCGGCAGGGAAGGGCGTGATAGTCTGCCAGACCGAAGCCGAGGCGTTCGACGCTATTGACCGCATTCTCGACGACCGGGTGTTTGGAGAAGCGGGTGCCGAGTGTCTGGTGGAGTCGTTCATGACGGGTGAAGAGCTGTCGCTGTTTGCGATTGCCGACGGATACGACGTGTTGCCCATGATTGGCGCGCAGGATCACAAGCGGTTGCTCGATGGCGACGAAGGGCCCAATACCGGCGGCATGGGAGCCTATACGCCGGTCTCGTTCTCCACGCCATCACTGGTGGACGAGGTGACGGAGCGGGTGTTCCTCCCCACGTTGCACGCCCTGCGCAAGCGTGGCACGCCATTCACCGGCTTGTTGTACGCGGGACTGATGCTCACCCCCGACGGCCCGAAGGTGGTGGAGTTCAACTGCCGCTTTGGCGATCCGGAGACGCAGGCCATTCTCCCCCTGCTCACGAGCAGCCTGCTCGACCCCATGCTGGCCGTTTCACGTGGAGCGCGCATTGGCAGCATGTCACCGTTCACGTGGCGGAGTGGCGCGAGCGTGACAACGGTGGTGGCGAGCGGCGGCTATCCCGATGCGCCTGTTACCGGCTTCCCTGTCCACGTACCCAGCTTCAGCGATGACATCCGCGTGTTTCATGCGGGCACGAAGCGAAGCGGCAGCGACTTGCTCACGAGCGGTGGCCGCGTCTTCGCCGTAACGGCGCTGGCCGACACGTTTGCGGCGGCGCAGCAGGCCTCGCGTGAGGCGGCCGGTCGCATCGAATTCGAAGGGGCGGTTTACCGGCGGGATATCGGGTGGCGCGAGGCGTCTCGCCTGAACTGA
- a CDS encoding HD domain-containing phosphohydrolase, producing the protein MIPSRRPDVRLQHALAGDARRCLIVDDEPAMRTVLCRLMTAEGFDCRQAACGAEAVAALEAETFPLVLSDFHMPALDGAELLRIVQQRWPQTAVVIITAVSDVNLAVRCLDGGALDYLTKPFSTEEVRARVLQALEKRRLMLDNAAHRAHLESRVAQQSRKYEELFLASLQSLAEALEIKDSYTWGHSTRVSRYAMAVARELHAPLELMDQLELGSRLHDIGKIGVRESVLNKEGPLTDAEYAHVMEHPVIGWRLLAPLLRDMPVALAVVRSHHERFDGHGTPDRLAGNDIPLAARITAVADSFDAMTSGRPYRDGMAVDDAMAELRRCAGTQFDPQCVDAFERALLTKAIPRPDWRVQRQVTLKIVA; encoded by the coding sequence GTGATCCCAAGCCGGCGGCCTGACGTGCGTCTTCAGCACGCACTGGCGGGTGACGCTCGTCGCTGCCTCATCGTTGACGACGAACCCGCCATGCGGACCGTCCTCTGCCGTCTGATGACGGCGGAGGGTTTCGACTGCCGGCAGGCGGCCTGCGGTGCTGAAGCGGTTGCGGCGCTGGAGGCGGAGACGTTCCCGTTGGTGCTGTCGGATTTTCACATGCCGGCGCTCGACGGGGCGGAGTTGCTGCGCATTGTGCAACAGCGATGGCCGCAAACAGCCGTCGTGATCATCACGGCCGTCTCGGATGTGAATCTGGCGGTGCGCTGCCTCGACGGTGGTGCATTGGACTATCTCACCAAGCCCTTCTCTACGGAGGAGGTGCGCGCGCGCGTTCTGCAGGCCCTCGAGAAGCGTCGGCTCATGCTCGACAACGCGGCCCACCGCGCCCATCTCGAAAGCCGGGTAGCGCAGCAGTCCCGCAAATATGAAGAGCTGTTCCTCGCCTCTTTGCAGTCATTGGCCGAAGCGCTGGAAATCAAGGACAGCTACACCTGGGGACATTCCACCCGCGTGTCGCGCTATGCGATGGCGGTCGCGCGGGAACTGCACGCGCCCCTGGAACTCATGGATCAGCTGGAGCTGGGCAGCCGACTGCACGACATCGGAAAAATCGGCGTGCGCGAATCGGTGCTGAACAAGGAAGGACCGCTCACCGATGCGGAGTATGCGCACGTGATGGAGCATCCGGTGATCGGGTGGCGATTACTGGCCCCCCTGTTGCGCGATATGCCGGTCGCACTGGCCGTGGTGCGCTCACATCATGAGCGGTTTGACGGTCACGGTACGCCCGACCGCCTGGCTGGTAACGACATTCCGCTGGCCGCACGCATTACTGCGGTTGCTGACTCCTTCGATGCCATGACCAGCGGGCGGCCGTATCGAGATGGCATGGCGGTGGATGATGCCATGGCTGAACTCCGGCGTTGCGCCGGGACCCAGTTTGACCCGCAATGTGTGGACGCCTTTGAGCGGGCCTTGCTCACCAAGGCCATTCCGCGCCCGGACTGGCGCGTGCAACGTCAGGTGACGCTCAAGATCGTGGCGTGA
- a CDS encoding trans-sulfuration enzyme family protein: MTRIYDEDLAGGLSTRAIHAGQRPDPVSGAIMTPLYLTSTYVQESIGVNKGYEYARGKNPTRQALERNVAILEGGTHGFAFGSGMGCLDSIMKLFRAGDHIVCAENVYGGTFRLFDRILQHMGLSFTYVDTGDPQRVEEAMTASTRALLVETPTNPLMRLTDLRAMSDVAKRHQALLIVDNTFATPIYQRPLEMGADIVWHSTTKYINGHSDMIGGLAVVLEDDLADRLQFILNAAGAVPGPFDAWLALRGTKTLPLRMKQHDLNGRAVAEYLVNRLGPERVIYPGLTTHPQHELAKRQMSAFGGMMTLELGSKDNARQFLEKVRVFSLAESLGGVESLTNHPYTMTHGSVPADVKDAMGLTEGMVRLSCGIEDVEDLIEDLEQALVGI, from the coding sequence ATGACTCGCATTTACGACGAAGATCTCGCCGGTGGTCTGTCCACTCGCGCCATTCACGCCGGCCAGCGCCCCGACCCGGTGTCGGGCGCCATCATGACGCCGTTGTACCTCACCTCCACCTACGTGCAGGAGAGTATTGGCGTCAACAAGGGGTACGAATACGCCCGGGGCAAGAATCCCACGCGGCAGGCGCTGGAGCGTAACGTCGCCATCCTCGAGGGCGGCACGCATGGCTTCGCGTTCGGCAGTGGCATGGGATGCCTCGACTCGATCATGAAGCTGTTCCGTGCCGGCGACCACATCGTGTGCGCCGAAAACGTCTACGGCGGCACTTTCCGGCTGTTCGATCGAATTCTGCAGCATATGGGACTGTCCTTCACGTATGTGGATACCGGCGATCCGCAGCGCGTGGAAGAAGCCATGACGGCCTCAACACGTGCCCTGCTGGTGGAGACGCCCACGAACCCGCTCATGCGGCTCACCGACCTGCGAGCCATGAGCGACGTCGCCAAGCGACACCAGGCGTTGCTGATCGTCGACAACACGTTTGCCACGCCGATCTACCAGCGGCCGCTCGAAATGGGAGCGGATATCGTCTGGCATTCGACCACGAAGTACATCAACGGTCACTCTGATATGATCGGCGGCCTCGCAGTGGTTCTTGAGGACGACCTCGCCGACCGCCTGCAGTTCATTCTGAACGCGGCCGGCGCCGTTCCGGGCCCCTTCGACGCCTGGCTGGCGCTGCGGGGGACGAAAACGTTGCCGCTGCGTATGAAGCAGCACGATCTCAATGGCCGGGCGGTCGCGGAGTACCTCGTGAATCGTCTTGGTCCGGAGCGTGTGATTTATCCCGGCCTCACCACCCACCCGCAACACGAGCTCGCCAAGCGCCAGATGTCGGCCTTTGGCGGCATGATGACACTGGAACTGGGCTCAAAGGACAACGCCCGGCAGTTTCTGGAGAAGGTCCGGGTGTTCTCCCTTGCCGAGTCACTGGGCGGGGTGGAAAGCCTCACCAATCACCCCTATACCATGACGCACGGCTCGGTCCCAGCCGACGTGAAGGACGCCATGGGGCTCACGGAAGGGATGGTTCGCCTGAGCTGCGGCATTGAGGACGTCGAGGACCTCATTGAGGATCTGGAGCAGGCGTTGGTGGGGATTTGA
- the glmM gene encoding phosphoglucosamine mutase, which translates to MARRVHSRSTMGFDGLMVSVSGVRGRVGEALTPEVIATYAAAFGAWASRDGNRRVVVGRDSRVSGPMFTRIVHGALESVGCTVIDIGMAPTPTIQLAVEHHHAAGGLGITASHNPIEWNALKFIGPSGLFLSAAEGAEMRGLLETGIPRATWDQLGTIEVDAEAVARHLAQVLALPWLDVDAIRARRFRVALDCCHGAGSVIMPQLLTELGCEVYAINMEPDGKFHRPPEPVAENLGELAALVRATKADIGLATDPDVDRLALVLDDGVAPGEDYTLAFAARTVLKHRRGPVVTNLSTSKVVSDVAAEFGVPFQFAKVGEVNVALTMRDAGATIGGEGNGGVILPEMHLGRDAPVGAALMLQLMVEEGRPLSALVAAKPRYVIVKDKLDRPDAPLDAVYEALRAAFPDASADTQDGLRLDWPDRWVHLRPSGTEPIVRVIAEAPSDAEARQLITQAREPLAALV; encoded by the coding sequence ATGGCCCGCCGGGTTCACTCGAGGAGCACCATGGGATTTGATGGGTTGATGGTCAGTGTGTCCGGCGTCCGCGGCCGCGTAGGCGAGGCGCTGACGCCGGAAGTCATTGCCACGTATGCGGCGGCCTTTGGCGCCTGGGCGTCACGCGACGGGAACCGCCGAGTGGTGGTGGGGCGGGACAGTCGTGTCTCCGGCCCAATGTTCACCCGCATCGTACATGGCGCACTGGAATCCGTTGGGTGCACGGTGATCGACATCGGCATGGCCCCCACGCCAACGATCCAGCTGGCGGTGGAGCACCACCACGCCGCCGGCGGTCTGGGCATAACGGCGAGCCACAATCCGATCGAGTGGAACGCGCTCAAGTTCATTGGACCGTCGGGGCTGTTCCTCTCCGCCGCCGAGGGCGCGGAGATGCGCGGCTTGCTGGAGACGGGAATTCCGCGCGCTACCTGGGATCAGCTCGGTACCATTGAAGTGGATGCCGAGGCGGTCGCGCGCCATCTGGCACAAGTGCTGGCCTTGCCCTGGCTCGATGTGGACGCCATCCGCGCCCGTCGTTTCCGCGTGGCGCTGGACTGCTGTCACGGCGCGGGCAGCGTCATCATGCCGCAGCTGCTCACCGAACTTGGCTGTGAAGTGTATGCCATCAACATGGAACCTGATGGCAAGTTTCACCGTCCGCCGGAGCCCGTCGCGGAGAATCTGGGCGAACTCGCTGCGCTGGTGCGCGCGACCAAGGCCGATATCGGGTTGGCCACCGATCCTGATGTGGATCGACTGGCGCTCGTCCTCGATGACGGTGTCGCACCGGGCGAAGACTACACGCTGGCGTTCGCGGCACGTACTGTGCTGAAGCATCGCCGTGGTCCGGTGGTCACCAATCTGTCTACCAGCAAAGTGGTGTCCGATGTGGCGGCGGAGTTCGGCGTGCCATTCCAGTTCGCCAAGGTGGGTGAAGTCAACGTGGCGCTCACCATGCGCGACGCGGGCGCAACCATCGGTGGCGAAGGCAACGGTGGGGTCATTCTTCCCGAGATGCATCTTGGTCGCGACGCGCCCGTTGGTGCCGCTCTCATGCTGCAGTTGATGGTTGAAGAAGGGCGCCCGCTCTCGGCACTGGTGGCCGCGAAGCCACGTTATGTCATCGTGAAGGACAAGTTGGATCGCCCCGACGCCCCGTTGGATGCGGTGTACGAGGCGCTCCGTGCAGCGTTCCCCGACGCCAGCGCCGATACGCAGGACGGTTTGCGCCTCGATTGGCCCGACCGGTGGGTGCATCTGCGTCCGTCTGGCACGGAGCCCATTGTGCGCGTCATTGCAGAGGCCCCCTCAGATGCTGAGGCGCGCCAACTCATCACCCAAGCGCGCGAACCACTCGCGGCCCTTGTTTGA
- a CDS encoding M48 family metallopeptidase produces the protein MAIQLTQISSVTWEHPADRAALRALRALPGFDEVVRKIAGAFGERGVRNLFLGDAVLVGPTQRPALHALYQDVLQALDWPAAGQPAPQLYVAQTPIANAGAVGFDQPFIVISSGTLELLDREEQRFILAQQLGHIMTGRTTYRTIALIVLFFGMSALPLLASIALLPFQLALLEWYRKSELSADRAGMLGTQDPRASLMTFLKLAGGKAEGDAIDLDAYLKQAEDYEMGGSAWDSVLKALNTALREHPFHTVRAGELNRWQQSGAYGAILGGDYIRRGSEAERPFRDDLRDASDYYKERAKEAADAVGGVINRAADAFRDAFKAAASMGDAASPPPPPPPPPSDPPAPDRPAPDAPAGP, from the coding sequence ATGGCCATCCAACTCACCCAGATCAGCTCGGTTACGTGGGAGCACCCCGCTGACCGGGCGGCCCTCCGGGCCCTCCGCGCGTTGCCAGGTTTTGACGAGGTGGTCCGCAAGATTGCCGGCGCCTTCGGCGAGCGCGGCGTGCGGAACCTGTTCCTCGGCGACGCGGTCCTCGTCGGCCCAACCCAGCGCCCCGCTCTGCACGCCCTGTATCAGGACGTGCTGCAGGCGCTTGACTGGCCGGCCGCCGGGCAGCCCGCCCCGCAGCTCTATGTGGCACAAACACCCATTGCCAACGCCGGGGCGGTCGGCTTTGACCAGCCCTTCATCGTGATCAGCTCGGGCACGCTCGAGTTGCTTGATCGCGAGGAACAGCGCTTCATTCTGGCGCAGCAGCTTGGTCACATCATGACGGGGCGGACCACCTACCGCACCATTGCCCTCATCGTGCTTTTCTTCGGCATGAGTGCCCTGCCCCTTCTGGCCAGTATTGCCCTGCTGCCGTTTCAGCTGGCCCTGCTGGAGTGGTACCGCAAGTCGGAACTCAGCGCCGACCGTGCCGGGATGCTCGGCACGCAGGACCCACGCGCCAGTCTCATGACCTTCCTCAAGCTGGCAGGCGGCAAGGCCGAGGGCGACGCCATCGATCTGGATGCCTACCTCAAGCAGGCGGAAGACTACGAGATGGGCGGCAGCGCCTGGGACAGTGTGCTCAAGGCACTCAACACGGCGCTTCGCGAGCACCCGTTCCACACGGTGCGAGCGGGCGAACTCAATCGCTGGCAGCAGTCGGGGGCGTACGGCGCCATTCTGGGCGGTGACTACATCCGCCGCGGTAGCGAGGCCGAGCGGCCGTTCCGCGACGACCTGCGTGATGCCTCGGACTATTACAAGGAGCGGGCAAAGGAAGCGGCCGATGCCGTGGGTGGCGTAATCAACCGCGCTGCCGATGCCTTCCGCGATGCCTTCAAAGCCGCCGCGAGCATGGGCGATGCGGCGTCGCCGCCTCCGCCGCCTCCGCCGCCACCGAGTGACCCACCGGCACCGGACCGACCGGCACCGGATGCGCCGGCGGGTCCGTAG